The nucleotide window CAGATAAGCGACGGTGTCAGCACTGAGACTGACGGGGAGAGCGTCAGTGCTGCGTCAGATCTTCCCATTGAAACAGACATGGACAGCAGCAGTAAAGCAAGCAGCAATGTGGCAGAGACTAGGCGAAATAGTGTACAATCAGGATCAGGCGATGGTCAACCAAAGAGTCAAACAGCCAAGGGAGAAACTACTAAACTAGCCTTAAAACCTGATGGACTGCCACCAAGTGACTCAGTGGGCCATATTAGGACAAGAGTAGGCAGGATTATAAGGCCAGTTAACAGACTGATACAGAacatgacacagaaaaacacacagccaaatGGCATAGTTTCATAGTTTGTTATGTCTCAGGGACAATTCTAAGTTCAAcattaatgtgctttttttgtgtaaacatACAGTTTGGGTTATAGTTATCTAGTCAGCTACAGGGGATTGTGTATAAGGCACTTTCCTAAGCAAGAGTACATTAAAGAAGTCTGGCCAGCTTCTTCATGTTACTTTCCCTGCTAGTTGGGAGACATTCATGTTGCGTGTAGTAATGTATATTTGAGAGTGATAACTGACTATGTTGAGATTACCCTTAAGCCAGCTATTATCCTGTACTGGAGCTGTTTTTTAGGAGTTCAGGGGGGAGTATGTAGCTGGGTCAAtgattactttgttttattcatctgatcattcattattgtcataatttatttattttcctaattaattatggtgaacattctcaaaacctggtcaatgctaatattatctaaaaaaaaaaaagttagaatttcctgcattgttttatatcagttctaTTTCTAAGTTCCGGGTTCACCTGTAGCAAGGGGGAGCCTTATTGGGGTAACACACAAAGGGGTACATGGGTGACGTCGGACCAAACTCCCGGCAAAAATATGACTGTTCCTAcctgcaactgtgtgtttcctgactctgcccTGTGCTTCCTTTGCAgaatgtaggagatacactaataataaatgtaatttattaatcactggtgattaataaagcactcgtaaatggggcaccacctccgttgttcgtctatttgaataatccggaggtaattaatcaaattcgactggacaagtttaacttgtatcaattctaatcaatttcagatcaatttattcaatctcataaatgaagtagtgacttctacacagatccatcggttctccacattaaaaacaaacctgcacagacaatgacatacggttaaatatgtttattgactaaataattcagattaaataaatgaaatggcaatttaaatgaataacaacaggtaacaggaaatatggaataactaagtaatgggttattagtggaatatgggctgatggtgagatcacgagttaggttgaagcatttaaatattacgggagtaattttaatactaccAAAATCCTAACCGACTTTCTCTTAaactaaaagatatgaatcagagccatagacaccatctcatgtatcatgtgtgaatccagctgtgaTGAGCAATGGaaagcctactttcttagcagagtggttgagtccgcggcggcgggTTCCCTcaggtgatttgcgactctagctggcagtcccggttcAATGgtgggggtcagctcgtccggtatcagctGGTTGGACACCTCGGTCcgatgtcttaggaagagggcagctggtccagTACCGCTTGTCAACGAGTCTGTCTTttgttggaaaccgcttgcacggtttcagacacagcaagttgctgtagtgtcgtgatgatgattttgataaagatgttcttcttcgttgcttcgagtggttctcaggctctgactttgtaaactaaatctaacttcttgaataaaataactgaggatgatacgttgatcaggcggatcttccgttgttagttaatgcaagataatctaaattaagttcacttcctctaaatcaggttacaatacttaactgtataaaacaaattaaaacagaacttcgttctggtacaaacttaataaaagatactgcgaaaaatataaaagtgagaaaaatcaacgcgcgagcacttctgctgagatcgctgccttgaagcgtgtttcaaagtaaaagtaaggaGCGGAAAAATTAAAGACGAGAGTTtccaaaataaattacaagagtaagagtgaaacaaaaaaaacctagaCTAACTCGAGACAAGTGATGTCTCTTAGTTTTGTTGTCTCCAAATGGCGGGCGTGCCTGGGGGCAGGACTGCCGACTTTTTGTCTCCGAGTAGATAGTGTGAAAATTAACAGGAACtcactaaaactaaacttatagttttaaacgtttcaacaccgtgcttcacctttcacagaatctcaccatggctcaatagatgtactttgtctatcatgaaaaggtttatgacatgattaaaatcactaacattcaaaaggaattaaaacttgattaaaacgtaaaagaaaacacacttgaatataccGTAGGTAGAACTggtagaattgatcacttatacatatttctcctagttctagcctaatacttgttaaaacaaaaacatatcagagacatttactggcgataacaataaacatattaaacagaatatttcttaaaTAGCTCgtcatcaggaggtgctgtggttccaccgaacacaggacagattaaacattaaaacttgatctcagtcaatcttaatcgtagagaaacgggaaaaagatcagttttatgaaattcttttactgtttcctaATCTGTTAAAATTAAGAGGATGAGTTCCTggtttaatggtattttagaacTTGCTTGAAATCGGGATGAGTGCAGAAACCATTATAGGTTGGAATGTGTGATAAGAGAAGCGTAGTCGTAAACCATTAGGGCAGGAGGGCtggaaaacagagaagaggcccagagtacttttactctgtagtggattcatttgatgatgaactcaaccgacctgagagaaaggagtgTCAATATCTTGAGTGGGGGAAGAGGACAAATGGTTATCCAAAGCTGTAAATAAAGGAGAGGGGTTCTCCTGTGAAGCGTCCATCTGACGGTTtcattgaaagcaaaacaagtcaggtgaagaggtgagagacttcatggcgtctctttcctgaaaacagtcagcttgcagatgAGAGGAGTAATTAATGCAAGAACAGAACCTCAAtggaatgcagaggcgatggacatgtgttcctacacatGCTTCATGTCACAAGGGAAGATGATAATGAAGCTGTTAAGAGCAGTGAGAAAAGCaccacagaaaacatgacaacttGTGAAACAACACACAACTCTAGTGGAAATTGTTGTGCCACCGGGGCACAACAATTCCAGAGAGCAGAAAACCTGGAAAGGaaacttgtcaaaaacaaagactttcatAAAGAGTATCAGAGATTCATGTCTGACCTGATCAGTAAAGAGTATGCAGTGGAAGTACCAAAAGAAGAGACTGTGTCTGAAAATGATAGTGTGTGGTACATACCTAATCATGGGGTATATCACCCCCAAAAAGGGAAACTTTGCGaagtttttgaatttgcagcatcATCAGGGCAAGTCATTGAATACAAGGACCAGATTTAACAAATACACTAATAGGAGTGTTAACAAGATTCAGACATGACCACATTGGTTTAATGTCAGACATAGAGGCAATGTATCATCAAGTGAAAGTACCACCAGAGGATCAAGACCTCCTGCGATTCCTCTGGTGGCCGAATGGAAACCTGAATGAGCCCTTGAAAGAATACAAAATGGTTGTGCACTTGTTTGGGGCGACATCCTCTCCCAGTGGTGCCAACTTTGCATTAAGGAAGACAGCTGAGGATGCTAAGGACAAAATGGCACCTGCTGCAGTTAAAGCATGCACAATTTTTATGTAGATGACTGCCTTTTGTCAGTGTCAGATGAAacccacactgcaaaaacagccCTTCtagaaagaagcaaaaaattCTTATATTCAATCAAATCATCCTATATCAagcaaaaaaatctgccaatggGGTAAGCTTTTTTCGCTTGACAAGATTTCTTAAAATAAGCCCAAAATTCTTGGCTCTGAAAGACTAAAATGAGACTTTAAACTAGACAGAAAATCTTAAATTAACCCGAATTCTTCTAAaacaagcaatgaaaaaaacactaatttaaGATTAAGTTACTTAAAATTAGAATTTAAGTCTCTTGACTAAATTAAATTTAAGAATTGACACCTTAATCTGGGATTGATAATGAGCAtaaaagtagttaaaataaGACATCATTTCTTAAAACAGCATAACAAATATAAGTGATGTTGTCTTAAATCAAGACACCAAAACTttctcatttaatatttttttattaactttgcaATACAATTGCTCAACTCAACATCCAAAAAAGGTCAACTTCCACATTCCAGAGCTATCATAATCTAACAGATTGAAAAGCCAGTTTTGATTTGAACCTCACTatcaaaaaaacccatcagtTATTGTAGCAGCATACTACAGCAATAAACACCATGTTGCAGCTGCTTTGCAGCATATTATCCCACAGGAAAGGTTTTCAATCTCACCAACAAATGTGTCTAACTgtgatgaactttttttttaaacagaacatCATCTTTCTTTGAAATACTTACAACAGGAAGAGTGGGGCAGAGTGATGGACAAAGGGACTCACTCACTGAATGACTTCCACTCACCCATCGCTTTTTTGTCGTGAGGGGTCAAATCCTGCTCATGAATTGAATCTTGAAGTACCTCTGTCTGCAGTACTGACAGTAGTGTAGAAATGCACTTGGGGTAGGTCATGTGCAGGGCATAGTAATATGCCATGACGTAGAGAAGTCCCTCATTAAGTCTGTCTATGGTGAAGGTGGTCACAGGTGTTTTTCTGATGGCGATCATACAGTTGTCCTCAGAAACGAGCAGAACCGGAGAAGACAGGGGTCGCTGCTGCATGAAACCATTAGGATCCTCAGAAGTCTAGATGACACAGATAAATCAAGAAGATTAGAAAAAACATTGCAAGTAACATAAACTTAAGACCTGGACTAGGACATTAGAGAAATCATATTgtactttaaaacaaacagtcacagtAACCCCTCAGCATTAAGCCCACTGCAAATGCTGAATGCACAGCTAGTTCCAATGATGTTAGTACTACATTAAGTACACTATGGAAAACACTTCCCCTTTGGAgcttttgaaatgataaaagttTATCTCAAAGTAACTAAAcctaatataaaatgtatgcctgaaaaactgtaacatatattatgaaatgtttcagtaaGTCTGTAAATCTCACCGCTAGGACATGGAAAAGAGCCTCGCTGCTTGAGCCCAGTTTCTTCTGTGGCAAAGTGCTGGACGGAAAGAGCAGTGGCATGGCTCTGAAGACAGCTGTGATATGCTCCACTGGTTTAATGGAAAAGGGACAATACAAGGTGGTACCATAAATAActttaacataacaaataattaCGAGACATTATTATtagggatagactgattatcggccgggccgattatcggcgccgatattcggcattttgacgcatatcggcatcggccttttttttaatccgacggccgataagagatcaatttaaaactgggttattttggctctgatgcagccgcacctctctgtctgctgtcgctactctgtctccagcattgtcccacccacagcaccatctgaGTGGTTACAAGCTCTGGTTACACGCacaggtaacagccaatcagcagtgaaagctgtgcatgcacagtgctcacgtgagttgtagagtttcgctacagtctgctgagcgtgtagagccaagcggaccggtgggctaacgttacgctaatgctaatcagccttcacctcaaTGTGCTTCCCTGCAacaaaactggactgaattgagttcattaggtttttactctctctctctcacacacacagacttctactatcacggactatttccatatcgatattatcagcaaccttgtttcgagtgattaacacgcacgtctggagggactgcgagcgagcagagctgccgcttatgtttatataacgttaATGGGCTCACAGTCATGTTACTAGTTGAGTGTAGAGGACTGGGATGTTAATTACAATTTCAGGAGAGTCTGCTGCCTTAACTTACCTTCGAAACcgagcccccaggaacagcgccggttccgttcggcaaaactttttctcctctccgctcgcagtccctccagacgtgcttgttaatcactcgaaacaaggttgctgataatatcgatatggaaatagtccgtgatagtaacGTAGCCCGCCGGTAGCCCCACCGGTCCGCTTTCTCCTCCTGGCTCTggacgctcagcagactgtagcgaaactctacaactcacgacGTTACTCTGAGGCCCAATACGTTagcggcagctgtctgttcctatgataaacactgattattaaagagaagatgctgcaggctatttagtgtttttaacggtttaatcacttgaaacaaggatgctgataatattgatagggaaatagtcagtgatcaaagtaagaagtgtgtgtgtgtgagtaaaattcagttagttttactgcagggaagcacgttgaggggatggctagagaattaagaaaactaaagttaaaatttaattaataaagaagtgtgtgtgtgtgtgtgtgtgtgtgtgtgccacatgagaagctgcagaaactgacagcaaagcaccgtctgtctgagagaaaactgtagggcaataatggctgtttaactaccaagttattttactctaccttttttttgtgttgattgagatcccaagcagcagaaaatgacatattgttagatgaagtgtgtcctgaagctgtctttgacagtttcttgtagagaggagcaggatattgctgttcaagacttaagacataatataactgcatcaaggccaatattttcccttttactgcaaatgaatatcggctccaaatatcggttatcggcctccttgactactaataatcggtatcggtatcggccctgaaaaaaccatatcggtctatctctaattattatataaaatgaaCAAGTCAATGTATTGTGACTTCACCTCCATTCAAAGTTTTAGGAGGCTTCATGGCCTTCTTCATAACTCCATAAAACTGGACCTTTGAATAGAAGGTTTTCCATCTGTTCTGCATCTCTGATATGTACTGGGAGTTGGTCGGTTGGATGATTCgctgcagctcatccagcacCTGAAAAATAGAttctgataaagaaaaaaaaactgaaaaaaagtacaTTCTGATGacttcttcaaaaaaaaaaaacccaacaacattACTTACATGATCCAGTTCTCTGAAACAAGGGTAAGCCTCTAGAATCTTTGTTGCTCTGTcttgctcctttaaaacatcaGAGGTGATGAAGCGTCTTCGAGACTCAAATTCCATGTTCAGCAAATGAGTTACCGCAGctttgtttggctttttggACTTGTACATTTCTTGGAGGGTCTTGTAGTGTCTTGCTTGGATTTTCTGGCTGTCCATGATGTCAACTGAACAAGCTGAAGACATTACAGGAACGTTATGGTGGAAAGGGGACACGAGATTTCCAAACTAACAAGTAAAactgacaaattaaatgtaataagaTACATACATTCTTCATCACTGCTGTTCCGGTTCTGCGCTGGGGTGCTGGTTCTAGGTGACAGATCTACTGGGATGCCCATGGTGTTAACAGGTGACCGTTCCAGAATAATGGTGGATGTACTGGAATCTCCATCATAGTCAGTAGTTGCAACGTCTGAACTGACTTCTTGTCGTGGTTTCTTGGAAGGAGGACCTTTGGCCTTCTTTGGACTTCTGACATTTGAGAGTCTCTTCATGAGCTTTTTGGCAACATGCTCCTGTGAGGCATATAtagttaacattaaaaaaaatgacaataggCTCAAACTTTCTTATATTCTAATTATATCTTTCGGCAATGTCTTGCTCCATTTGAACTTTCTGTCACGATTTAGCACTGTATGAACAGAAATCTCAGTATTAACATCATACCAGCAACaagcaaaagtgacaaaatcTACTCACCCACTCATTGTTTGATGACCTGTCTTTTATCATTGGATAGTAATCCATCAGTCGCTTTGCCATGGCATTCACCTCATGTTTGGTGGGGTATCTGgagtcctctgtggctcttgcGATGGAGATCATGTTAGTCATAGTGTTTCTTATGAGTCGGCAGAAGAGCTCCTTGGATAGGGTCACATTGTGCTCGGTCCCCAGCCGTTTCTGTTCAAAGTAGGAGCGTCGCACCTGTTCAAGCTCACTGTCTGTGAAGACTATGTATTCTGGGTTTGACATAGTCACAAATTTAGAAGTATTGGCCTCCTCTTTTGAAAGGTCACTGCCTCCAGTGGGGGGTGATTGCTGAATTTCGGGAACAGTATCCACCTAAAACACattgacacaaacatttattgagTAACTTTGTCATAGTATGTTCTTACTTGTTAGTTCAAGCATTATCATTTTGGGGattaaaaaagcacttttttattttatatccacTGTTGAAATGGACTCAAAGCAGAAATGTCTAAACAAAtgacatatttatgtatatgaaCCAGATTTAAACTGTGATATTGGAAAAATGTTGTACTGTTAAACAGTTCTGTTGTACTGTGAAAGACAAACCTGaccttttcatctttatttacaacaagCCATATAGCCCGCCGCCTCAAGAAATTTTCAGGACCAGGAAAGAGGTCTTTGATGTCGTCTCGGGAAAGCGAGTGGAGTAAGTCTTCTCCAATATTAGCAGCTGGAATATAGAACAGGTTATCATTGAATTCCCTCAGATTTTAACATAGCAGGTGAGGACATTTTGCCAACACCCCTTGTACAATAAGCACTGTTtggacattttacacatttttcctATTTTTACTTCAAGAGCAGTGAGTGAATTTGACAGCATTTATAAATTACCGGTACATATATTGAAGCCATGCAAACTACAGTAAGAGTGACAATAGAGCCTTGCTAGATAAAATGCattcacatttcatgtcagtTAATATTGTAAAGCTTGATAGACAATTGGCACCacaaatggcacctttaaacaaatgcGTTAGCATACAGATTAAACTCAGGCGCCTTGTACTTATTGTGcgggggggagagggggagggggttgCCAAGGTAACAAACACCGAGTCAGTGGCAAGACTTGAACCGGGGTCCTGTGCGCGCAAAAGAGCTCCAACGGCTCCGGCTCCTGCCTGGGCATGTGCACTGCTTAATCAATTAACCCTTAACATTTTACAACCAggcatttttcagcatttacagCCCCTAATATTAACAACATGGACCCAAAGCTTAATTAGACTTAACCTATTTCTAGATGGGAATCATAATGCAACACCAGCCGGTTTTTTGATGTAGATAAGCTGCTAAACTTTAGCCCATTAGCAAATCCACAAATCGTTAAGATAGGTAAACAACGCCAGCACAACATAAAAGTAACCCCTGTAGCATACCTCTGAGTGTGGCAATTGCAACCTCGTCCAGTTTGTCCATCTTTTGACTCTGATATCCATCCACAATCGATGTTTGAGAATAATACATttcgagcagcagcaggtgaccTCCGGAATAGCTGCTGTGTAGGCCTAATTCAAATTGCAACGGACTCCaagcggagaaaaaaaaaaaaaagaaaagcgcGACAGGGTGGATTGTACCATCTTCCAAGAGGGAGCGGGGGTGGGCACTCAGCCtaaatgagtttattttgcatttatacaAATTATATTCATCTAAATAAGTTTATATtactttataattattaaaatcgAGGCACACTCATGTGATAATTGATAAATGGCAAGTCGTTTCTGCCGTCATAAGACACTGAATTATGGTGTGAGCAATAACCAGGACGTATCACCAGGTCATGGTTCAGACGGTTCAGACAGAGCAGGGGCAAACGCAGGTCGGACTCCAGCTAGTTAACTCAGGCTAAAAACGGGGGAAATGATTTCTTGAAGGCATTGCTCCAttagaaataaagtgtgtgttaaAACAGTTAGTTCTTTTAGGTCAACTAGACTTGGATGTTCTCAATACTGCATTAACTGGATTTCCCTACTCCACTTGATGTCAAAGACAAACCAAGCCCTATAGCTTACAGCACATTAGCTTCAAGTGATAATAAATTGAAGCAATCCTCAGGCCAAATGATTGTTCTACTAAAGATATTGCCATTTCTTATTGATACAGCTGAAGATACTGAATACTACAAAATAATTCTTGAACTCATAGAAATTGTTAAAATTTTGTTTGCTCCTGTCATTGGTCTACAGACAATTAGCAAGTTGAAAAGACTTAATACTTTAAAACTTTGCAAGTCTTTAATAAGGCATAATcaaatgtatgaatgttgtCAAAATGTAAGTTATTCTGAACACCCAATTTTTTTTAACGAGTGTGCGTTGGGACCAACTTCAGAAATACGCAACATGTcgtatttgaaagaaaaaacaaggcTTTCCTTGGAACTGATGACATAGACAATGCAGTGTCTGTAAAATGGATTAAtctaaatgataataaatatatacGGGAGAAGACATTACTTGTAACTGCTGTTAATTCCAATGATTTACCTGAGTTTGGACTTGTGAGCAATATCTATGtaattaactcatcattatATTGTTTTGAGTTGCAGCAGCATACTACTGTTCGCTATGATGGAAATTACATGGCATATACAATAGAGATTCCAAACATGGCACAAGCAACTGAACCAGGGCTGGACTGGGCCATTTTTTTAGGCCGGGCATTTTTTACTTAGGCCAGGCcaccacctgttttttttttttttttttttgggggggggggggggggggggggtatttatttatttatttcattcatttattcggGGTGGGTAATTTCATTCAGCTTCGATACTTACATCTaagaataaatagaaattatataataacattggttatatataaatactgtataccataaatgatatataattgcaatccaattcatcataaaacaagaaatggctCGATACAAAAGGTGGAAATTTGATACTGCAATACACAAAAACGGTATGTTcactatagacagtagtaatgatatgagtacactggggtatttacagtatagtactatggtaggtatgtacagtatagacactagtaatgatatgagtacacagTACTTCACACCCATAAGTACAAATATTCCAACACCCCCACCTCTGCcatcttaatgacagatgtatgAGTGACCCCGGTAGACGACACTTCACCCCctcttaatgacagatgtgcGAGAGAACTTAATTTCAGGTCAGAGGCGaaataaatccatcaaactGCCAGTCCAACTAGCCATGATGAAACAACCTgcctgctagctagcatgcACACCATTTGCCCAGGTTGCATTGCTTAATGGCTAGGTTACATGACTGGCAGAGTTAGCACCAATGAAATTAATATCCAATTATAATACATAtctgagtgatgacagagacaggtgtgacAGATGTCCATCTCTGTCTTACACAGATATCTGATTTATGAACCAGTTAGGTTGCAGTTTATCAATTATACTCACAGTGATCATGGCCGTAGTGCTCCCCGGGTCCACCTGTTGACCTTCTCCGCCACTTGAAGCTGCCGCAGATGTTGAATCTCCGCGTCCAGAAGATGCAAACATATcgaatatttttctacattttgcagCATCCACCTGGAGGGCCATTCTCTTTTGGTCCCTAGCTCTTTCAGCGccacccttt belongs to Pagrus major chromosome 14, Pma_NU_1.0 and includes:
- the LOC141008055 gene encoding uncharacterized protein, whose product is MYYSQTSIVDGYQSQKMDKLDEVAIATLRAANIGEDLLHSLSRDDIKDLFPGPENFLRRRAIWLVVNKDEKVDTVPEIQQSPPTGGSDLSKEEANTSKFVTMSNPEYIVFTDSELEQVRRSYFEQKRLGTEHNVTLSKELFCRLIRNTMTNMISIARATEDSRYPTKHEVNAMAKRLMDYYPMIKDRSSNNEWEHVAKKLMKRLSNVRSPKKAKGPPSKKPRQEVSSDVATTDYDGDSSTSTIILERSPVNTMGIPVDLSPRTSTPAQNRNSSDEESCSVDIMDSQKIQARHYKTLQEMYKSKKPNKAAVTHLLNMEFESRRRFITSDVLKEQDRATKILEAYPCFRELDHVLDELQRIIQPTNSQYISEMQNRWKTFYSKVQFYGVMKKAMKPPKTLNGVEHITAVFRAMPLLFPSSTLPQKKLGSSSEALFHVLATSEDPNGFMQQRPLSSPVLLVSEDNCMIAIRKTPVTTFTIDRLNEGLLYVMAYYYALHMTYPKCISTLLSVLQTEVLQDSIHEQDLTPHDKKAMGEWKSFSE